The genome window AAGAAAAAAGGCGGGGCGGACCGCGTTTTCATggtaatcgtgaatcgtgaatcgtgaatcgtgaatcgtgaatcgtgaatcgtgaatcgtgaatagtaACAGCTCTTGTCCCAGTGCGACCAAGACTCTTCTCATCTTGGACCGCGAACAACTGTCTCTCTCCTCAGCCGCGACCAGCGCATCGCTCTAATCAAACGCCAAGAACACTACTGACTTGGGCTCAACTGACGCAACAGCGACCCTTGACCGTCAGTGCTTCGGTGGACAAGTCACAAACCACAGGGTTGGCTATCTTGCTATCTTGCCGTTTCCTGTATCATAGTCTTCTTTCTTTGCTGCCATTTGCCACGCCATCCGAGCCTCATCCTGTCAGCCCTACCGCTCGCACAAGCCGCCTTGTTGTGTCCAAGCCTTGGTCTGCTACCAGCTGGTCTTGATACGCTCATGGCACATTCTTGATCCGTGACCTCGGCTATCGTCATCGCTTCTGGACACAACTCATTGTGCTAGCATGGTATCGGCGACGACCCTTTCGtagcatcgccatcgctaTTGCCgacaccatcaccaccgccaccaccatctccaTCGACGTCCATCGGCTTGCTCAAGATGGCGTATTCTATGGCTTTCCCACCCACGTCCATGCGGCCTCTGCCCGGTGGCACCACGCTCGTATCGGCACAGCAACCAGttccagcagctgctgccgtcatGACCACCGAGTCCTTTGACGCTCCTGAAGGCATGTACGTCTGCACCTCACGATTTACACCGCCGCCGCAACCCATGATTCATCTCAATCCTGTGCCTACCACCCAACTCGGTTTGTCAGCCATCTATCCGACACCTCGCGTCTCCAGCGTCAGCCTTCGATATCCAGCCTCATCCAAAAAGGCATCCGATTCTATTACGGCTGAATTGGCCGCAGCTCCCTCCCACAATGTCCTGCTTGAAGCACCACTCGCGTCTCAAGGCATCGATGCCCCCTCCTCCAGCCTTACTGGAGGTTATCCGCCAGGCACTGCTGGTTCCTCTGCAGGCATTGCTGGCATTGGCGGCGCCGGAATGGGCTTTTCAGGGCTGGGTGAGACCATGGGTAAACTCAGCGCCAAACCCACCCGTCCCAAGAACAGCCTTAAAAGCACCTCGAGCAACTTTGTCAATCGTATGATGACTCACCCGGATCTCGCAAAGATTCTCGCCGCTCGTACCGACTCGGAGCACTTCACCTTTCTCACCAATGCTCGCTCCTTCTTCTGGCTCGCCGACACCACCGGCAGAACCAAAGAGAGTCTAGCGCGTATCACTTTCAGTGCGTCTCCTTCAGCACACGACGTCAACCAATTCACTCGCGCACACGACCgtctcgacattgtcatTGGCTTTGTCACTGGCGATTTGATCTGGCTTGACCCCATCGCTTCCAAGTATACACGTATCAACAAGAGCGGCTGCATCACCAACTCGGCCGTCACTCAGCTGCGCTGGCTTCCCGGAAGCGAAAATCTCATCATGGCTGCACATGCAGATGGTAGCGTTCTCATCTACGACCGCGAACGAGAAGATTCCAGCGATTTCGCTCCTGCTACCTGGGAAGCTTTAGCCGCCAGCACTccctcgtcgtccagcgTCGCCCTTCAGTCGGCCATAGCTGTACCAGGAACCCCCTCATCCGCTGCCATGTCGGCCAGCCAGACCTCCGCCTCCAACGACTCGTCTTCTTCCAACcctgctgcttcggcaCTTGGGTCCGCCATGTCCGATTCGCGTCCCATGCTCGGTGCTCGAACCGTCACGAGTTCAACCGCCACCACTACTACCCAGACCGATATTGCGGACACCAATCTCTCCAtcggctcgagcagcgccgcCAACCTTGTCAAGCCCAGAACCGGCCTTGCACCAGCCACGCTCTCTCAGCGACGTCAAGCCGCAGACCCTACTTCTGAAGGCCAGCCGCTGCTGGTCGTCACCAAGCCAGGTGCTGTCCCCATCACATCCGGCCTGCCATCTGGTGCTGCGTTGCCCTCGCCCGAATATCAACAggcagccgccgccgcgGCTGTTGCAGCGGCCAATTCCAACTCGTACGGTAATGGACTCTCTGGAAAGGGAAAAGAGACGTCGTGGTCGCGCCTCAACCCGGTCTCTCATTGGGCCGTGTCCAAGACGCGCATCACCGACTTTGCTTTTTCACCAGACTACTCGCATGTTGCGCTTGTCGCAGAGGATGGCATTCTACGCATCGCAGACGTCAACTCTGAACGCCTCCTAGACACGTTTGAATCGTACTTTGGCGGCTTCAACTGTGTCGTCTGGTCGCCCGATGGCAAATTTGTACTCACGGGCGGCGAAGACGACTTGGTCACCGTGTGGGCGCCACGCGAGGGCCGCATCGTCGCCAGATGCCAGGGACACACCTCGTTTGTGACCGGTCTCGCATGGGATCCTTGGCGATGGTCGTCGGACGATCGCACCTATCGATTCGCTTCGGTGGGCGAAGACTGCAAAATGATTCTCTGGGATTTTTCCAGCGCCGCGCTCAATCGTCCCAAGACATACGCGCCGCACCACGCGGGTCATCGACGAAGTTCTGTCGGGCTGGGATCGACGTATTCACTCGCGGACAAGCATGTTTGCTCATCCATTATGCGCTCTCCTGCGTCGGTGCACACAGGTCGTCGCATGAGTGCCAACAACGGCTCGGCGTCGTTGACGCCCGCGACCGTGACCGACGATACCATTCGACATGCAGCACTGCCACGTTCCGAAGTAGCCATCTTGCAGCCCGTTGTTACCGTCAACATTGACGGCGAGATTCCAGCCGGCGTCCGATTTGCGCCGGACAAAGTTAGCATTATTCGTAAGAACGCTGCGATCGACACCTTTACTCGTCCTCTCCCCGAACGCCCGGCCAGCGTCGTtgcctcggcatcggcggGAACGCATCGAGCTTCATTGCCGGCAGGGGCACGTACGAACCGTCAACCGCCCGCATCTCAAGCGTCGCGTGCACCTCCTCCGCCCCTGAACCTTGCTGTGAGCGCGGCCATGTCGGCTCAATCTCAACAGTCTTTGGCAGCTAGTCCGACCACTCCAAGGCACGCCATGCCGAGTAGCACATCTGCAGCCAAAAATGGCATCACTGCCTAAGGTAGCTGTATCACTCGGCTGTCATTGAATCAACAGATTGCGCTTGCAAGCATTAGAACAAAGTGCCTTCTCGAACAGCGTCATTGGCGCTCTGTGCTCGAACGATGTTGTTGGTGTTAGTGACACCATTTTGGGCGGGTTGGAGATAGTTGAGTTCCAACTCGAGCATTTCCATGAGTGTACGAAGCGTTCGCTGTTCCCATTCTCCCCACACCACGGCACTGTAGAGCATTGTGGTTCCTGCCCACGCGGCCACGACTGCGAGCAATACAAAGACTGGATTGACTGCGCCGAGCGGCTGAAAGATGCTTGCTACGATCAGaccgagagcgacgagcagtGCTGTGCCGAAGACGTAGAGGTGAGACGATTGGTTGGAACGGCTAGCGGCGAAGCCTCCCGCTAGCGCGTGGAGCGAACAAGTGAGGACACGCCGCTGCGCTGTTTTGCGGGCGTCGGAGTCGGAAGCGGTAGGCGATGGAGCGCCGGAAGAAGGTGGGAGGATATCAAAGGTGGAAGCAACGCCGAAGTGGTCTGAATAGGAACACAGATGTTCGGGTATGGTGTCCGTGATGACGACCGACGAGGATTTGCACGTTAGCCGACCGCGTGTGGAGTGAGATGCCGAGTAAGCTAGGGCAGAAGAAACGGTAGATGCGTTTGATTCGCTCGAGTGTTGCTGATCGACAGGGCCACGGTAGAAGATGTagtcgagacgcttgcCGGCGCCTCTTGACGCTCTCTCGTCGAGAGGTTTGCCGGCTGTCCAGGTGTTGAGTGGCGAGTCACATGTTACACCTAATTCCTCAATCGCACGCTGTGGATCCGGCGCTGCAGTTGCGCGATCACCCACTTGCGTTGATGTCTCTTCTGGATCCAACGATACTGCGTGCTCTGGTAGCTGAGGACGCGTATCCAAAAAGCTATCGTACAAGCCGCCAATATGCCTTAGCAACCCAATTGCCAGAGAAGGCGGAGTGGAATTGAGATCGCCCACACAAACCACATGTCTTCCTTTACTAGCACTGTTCCTGCAATTCGCCGCAAGCTCGTACGCCTGTGTGATGCGGTGTGACCTCTTGTATTCTGGACCATCCTCGCCTCCCGCTGCTACGAAATGCGTGTTCCACACATCTACCAATCCCAACCGCGGATGATTGATGGTAACAGACCCACAGGCTTTGCCCACGAACCAGTCTCCATGGTGCACGTGAATCGGCTGTCCGTTGAGCGAGTACGGATGCGTTCTCGTTTCGAGGATGTTCCAGCGGGAAAGGATGGCGAGACCCGAACCGAATGCACCTGAATAGAAGAACTTGGAATGAGGGTAGCGCGAGGAGAGGGCGTGCTTGAGAAAGCGCCAGTCCCTGGATTCGTACCAAATTTCTTGCAAGCACACAAAGTCGTAAAGGGGCATGTCGGAAGATGCAAGCCGAGAAGCGATAGCTTTGATACGCGCTATCCGAAGCTTCGAGATGTACTTGAGGCCCCAGACGTTGAGTGTAAGGATGCTTAGCTGGTGGTCATCGGAGGGTGGATCCGAGCCGACAGGTTCAGAGGCGGGTGGAAAGATGGGTGGCAACGCCTGCACCTCGGAGGTTGAATGTGGTGACAATGGAAGCCTCGGCATCTCTGCGAGTTTGTAAACCAGGCGCTGATACGCTAGCCGAGAGCGTTGTGAGTGATGGAAAGTAAAGAGTGGCTACGGACAAGCGTTGCAAGTGATTGatcgtgagtcgtgggtgtgagtgttggtctctgCGCACCAGGCTCTCAGAAAAACCTCCACCTAAGTTAGCTCAAGGTGCAGCAAACAACACGaaaacattcgtgattcgtgattcgagattcgcaccgcatccacgattcacgattgtcacaatcaccaatcacgaaacgtgaatggccacagtcacagtttgctgctgctggaagTGaacgaaatcgtgaatgcattGGCGGTTCCGATCGAGGaatacaatcacgaatcacgaatggatTTTGAGTTGAAATTGCAGGGTTCCTGCAACGTCGATGTCAACTTAACAGCTATGCAGAGCGCTACGGCTTACGGCTCATGGCTCATGGCTCATGGCTCAGTCGCTCACGTGGCTCAGTCACTGGCGCTGGCTGTGCCCGTGTGCgggattcacgaatcaatcgtgattcttgaagcgcagctcgtcttgactTTCGTCCATCCTCCTCCTATCGGCGAGCGTAACAGGACTCAACTCGTACTCACCCTTGATCGGATATCTGAGCCTCTGAGGCAAATTCGGCCGTTTCGATTGCTGTCAGCAAGCATACTTCCAAGCAAGCATACTTCAAAGACCTCGTCGCATTTCAGGCGCGCGTTTCCTGCAAGTTCTACGCTTAAGCATCATAGGCGGCTCTGCGAGCAACCCTCCTCTTACGCTTCACAATAGACTTAGCAAAGACAGGCTCGCTGCATAGCTGTCCACCATGATCAAGGTAGGCGTACAAAGACGACCCTCAGCTTCTAACTCGACTTTGTAACTGACGATTGGATTTGTTCACGACCGCCACCAGATCTGGAGCAtgaagaaggaggaggaatcggcaaagaagaagaagccaaAAACGTCGCCAGCACAGCTACGCGTGCAGAAAGGTAGgtcacagcagcaaagagCCTCTACAGAGACGACTTTATCAAATACTCACCGTCGCGAACGACGATCATCTTCGACTTGCGCTCGCTTGCTTCCAGATCTGACCGAACTCGAATTGCCAAAGACGATGAAGACCGACTTCCCTGACCCAGCAGATGTGCTCAACTTTTCTCTCACAATCGAGCCAGATGAGGGTAAGCAAACAAACTCGGGATGCAGATCTCACTATCGCTCGGAAAGCTGACTAACGCATGTCAAACATTTGGCGGTGGTCGGATAGGCATGTACAAGAGCGGATCGTTCAAATTCACTTTCGCCATCAACAGCAATTATCCACACGATCCTCCTAAGGTCAAGTGCACACAAAAGGTGGGTCTTTTACCGGATTTTGTGGTGCCTTCCACTGCAGACCGAGTGCTCACCGCTCTGTTGATCGCGTTTACATACTTGCACAGATCTATCACCCTAACGTCGACCTGGATGGCAACGTGTGTCTCAATATCCTTCGTGAGGACTGGAAACCTGTCCTTAATCTCAACTCGGTCATGGTTGGTCTGCAGTACTTGTTCCTCGAGCCGAATGCCGATGATCCACTCAACAAAGGTACGTGAATCTTTCTGCGGCGGGACAGAACTCAATCGAAGCGACATCATACTGAACATTTGACGCATTCAATTCTGATTTCGTGTTCACCAACGTAGAGGCCGCAGAAGACCTTCGCAAGGATCGATCTGTTTTCGCGAGCAATGTACGAAGAAGTCTTGCCGGCGGAGCTATCAGTAAGTTTCTTGAGTATCAATTGCCTACGACCATTTCGGAGTATATCGCTGACTCTTGACCGATCGATCTACCTTGCCCATGTCACTCAGAGGGAACAACATATGACAAGGCTACTGTCAAGTGATAAGGGTCAACGAACAGCGTGTCTACATGCAAAGACAGCGTACGCGTCCGAGAGCGTCGCGCGAATGTACTTCTATTCTCCACACTGCATATCACAAACATTGGTAGCTCTCCAGCGTCACACTGAGGCGAATCTGTTTGTCATCACGCATATGAGGTTCTGGTTAGGAACAGGTCTTATGCTCGAGAGTGGAGgatcacagaatcgtgaatgagtCGCCTGTTTCTTTTTTACGCTgaacactcgtgactttggcTCGCTTGAGATTGGACCCTGCATGCTGAGCAGACATGCCGCGAACTAAGTGACTTGGTGCTTTCGCACGTCCCCACGTCTCGTCTTGATAAGGTACGTGTTAGCTTCTCGCCGAATCAACGTTGacacgagtcgtgagtcttgcTCTTGGGATCGCATCtgcgcaagacgctcaCCTAGTAGATCTACTGACTGTTTTGTACTGAGATCTAAAGCTGTAGCTGAGGCAATCACTGTCGCACTGCGCTTGTCTCGAAAGGACAGCCTGTCGAGCTGTGACGATTGTGATCCAGCTCGCACCGCATTTCGCACACAAACGCACGCTGCGCTATCAGCCTGGGACATTGGCCTTGCTCGTAAACAGGATGGCCTGGCGCTGTTCAGGCGGCACGAATGCCGAGCTGATTGCCAACATGCGCAATGCATCGCTCATCACCTCATCTCGCGTCTACGAAGCTATGCTCAAAGTGAACCGAGCCAACTATGTGCCTTCCCAACTAAGCGCGTACCAAGACTCTCCGCAAACGATCGGCTTTGGCGCCACCATATCTGCCCCACACATGCATGCACATGCAGCCGAAGCCCTGCTGCCTTTCCTCCACTCCCAAGCAAACGtcctcgacgtcggctCTGGATCTGGCTACATGCTGGCCAtcttccaccacctcgtcgacaacGGGAAAGTGATCGGCATCGACCATATTCCGGGACTCGTGGATCAGGCCAATGCGAATCTAGAGCACGATGGTCTCGGTGCAGAACTCAAGAATGGAAAGATTGTGAATGTTTGCGCGGATGGCAGAAACGGCGTCGAGGCACAAGCACCGTTCGATGCGATCCATGTCGGAGCTGCTGCCCCTGGCATCCCACAGTCGTTGCTGCATCAGTTGAAAGCTCCCGGAAGGATGTTTATCCCAGTAGCAGAGCAGGACGGATCGGGCGAACAGAACATCTATCAAGTCGACAAGTCCGAGACAGGCGAGATCACAAAGACCAAAATCTGTGGCGTGCTCTATGTGCCCCTTACggatgctgccaagcagTGGAGAGCGTAACATCCAAGATGATGTGCAGCCACGGATAACGATGTTCACCTCCAACTAGGAATacacgcacgcacgcacgccATCAATCATTTGGTACCTTGTCCAGAATCTAGCATTGCACGCGTCGGAACACGGAACCGTGAACGAGCAAGGCTCGAGGGCGATATCTTTGTGTTGTGTCGTGCATGGCGTTGTCGGCTAGTGAACGAGGTGCACCAATGGCGCTCATTTCTGCTATTGCTGCTAttgctactgctgctgctgctgctgcttctcccaatcttcctcgtcctgaTCCTTAGCAGGCATGCTATCATCCTCGCCCTTTTTCAAAGTTTCGTTGATCGCCTTCTTCAACAAGCCATAAGCCTTTTCCAAATCGTCATTGACAATGACCCAATCGTGCGCTCCCTTTTCCCTGGCATAAGCCATCTCGGTGGCAGCCATAGAGAGCCTCTTGTTGACTGACTCTGGTGTCTCGGTGCCTCGACCTATCAACCTCTGCTTGAGAGTCGAAAACGAAGGTGGAGAGATAAAGATGTAGATCGGGTTCAACGAAGCGTGGTTGGCCTTGATGAGCTTGACGCCTTGAGcgtcgatgtcgaggaTAGCGCGACGCGCGGCTGTGCTTCCATCTGCACCTTTGACGCCTTCGGTGGATACGTCAGCCACCGCCTTGGCGGTAGTGCCGTATCGGTTGCCGCCAAACTTGGCGTGTTCGAGAAACGCGCCCTGTTGAACAAGGTCTTGGAATTCTTGCTGTGAGACGTAGTGGTACGACTGGCCGCGGACCTCGCCTGGTCGAGGGTCTCTTGTTGTATCTGCAGTCAAGCAACAGGCAAGCTCTGGTCAGCATCAAAGTACAAATGCCCAAGTTGTGCGCAAAACCAGGATCACTTACGAGATACGGAAAAACCAAAGTCATTGGGGAACTCTTGAAACAACTTTTTCAGAAGTGTACTCTTGCCCACACCCGAAGGACCCGACAGCACGATCGGACGTTTGTCGCTTGGAATCGGAGGCGTCGACGCCCAGTTGGACGACGGCATGCTGGCGGTAGATGCAAAAGGAAATCTCTTGACAGCAGCCAAGAAAGAggaggatggcaagcaggTTCCAGAGGCAGAAAGAAAAGGAGTGATGCAACGAATCATTCGAATCTTGAAGGCTTCCTTGATCTGAATCAATCTTGGATGTGTGTCCAGGTGGGCTGTGTGCTGAGCTTGATGTCTGAGTCAGAtggcgagcgacgagccGGATTCGTTATTCATCAATCAATCAAtcaatcaatcacgaaccacgaaccacgaaccacgattactgcttgcttgcttgcttaTAGTCTTCTTAATCACGAAGGCCGCTCCGAGACGGgaacgctgctgcattcacgactctgtCACGTGTGACTTTTCTCTGCGTGTCGGCGAAACCCTGACAAAGTCCAAAAGGCGAACAACAAAAGTTGCGGTTAGCAGCAAAAATCGTGAAGAACTTAGTCTTCTCCATGTTACCTGCGAAAGTCAAGATTCTAAATCGGGCCCGATGGATTCTTGCTTGGACCCTGAGCTGCGAGAAAAGCTGTTTGTGCACTCAACCCAAAAAAGGTTGGCTACTTTACACGCCCTTGACGTGATTCACAAGCTTGGAGAAGGCAGCGCGTCTGTGGATGTGCAGCGAGGTGAGAACAACACGCAGCGCTGCAAGTCGTGCGTCTTGGTTAGCAGCAACACCCGGTGTCGACTCTGCTTTCAAACACGGTAGCTCGCAACACAATCATCATCATTGCGACATCCTGTTCATACATACTGCTATGATTGTGCCCGACTCACAATCAGCAGACGTTGCTGGGCCTTCCAGACAATCGGCCGGATCACACGATCGATGGAATCGGCATCTTAACCCCAAGGTCAAGCCGGAACCCGCCTGCGAAAACAGCAACAACGTCATTGACCTCTGCGACTCGggagacgagcttgctcgTTCCGTCAAACCTGTACCGTCCAAGCCTATACTACGCTCCAAAACGCCTGCTGCAAAGGGCGGCAGAGTCAAAGACCAAgttgacgacgatgacaaTGGCTATGATGGTCTCCTCAAGTCCGACCATGACGACGAGTTTGGCAGCACGTTTGTGAAACAtaagagcaagaagcgcggATTGTCAGAATCGCCTTCAATATCGAAGCTATACGCTATCGCTCGGATTGCCACTCTCGCCACGGACGGTGTCGCTTCGGTCTCAGAATGCGAAGCAAAGCTAGCTGGCGTCAGCGCAGGCATTCTCTCTCGAATCCAAAAgtcgctcgctctcgccaaACACCCGGGCACAGGTGAGGCAGAAGCGCAACAGGCGCTCCGCCTCGCCACGCGTCTGATGTCGTCTCAGAACCTAACACAGGCGGACCTGCTCGCTTCGTCCGATGCCGAAACCAACCAATCTCGTGCTGGAATGtcgatcgtcgagatcgtctCTCAAACCAACGCAAGCCCGCGCAACGAGAGCTGGGTCAATCAAGTCGCCATAGCTGTCAACCTGTTCTTTGATGTAAAAGCGTACTCAACTTCGTACGCAAATCGCACCAAATTGA of Mycosarcoma maydis chromosome 7, whole genome shotgun sequence contains these proteins:
- a CDS encoding uncharacterized protein (related to WD40 repeat protein CreC); translation: MAYSMAFPPTSMRPLPGGTTLVSAQQPVPAAAAVMTTESFDAPEGMYVCTSRFTPPPQPMIHLNPVPTTQLGLSAIYPTPRVSSVSLRYPASSKKASDSITAELAAAPSHNVLLEAPLASQGIDAPSSSLTGGYPPGTAGSSAGIAGIGGAGMGFSGLGETMGKLSAKPTRPKNSLKSTSSNFVNRMMTHPDLAKILAARTDSEHFTFLTNARSFFWLADTTGRTKESLARITFSASPSAHDVNQFTRAHDRLDIVIGFVTGDLIWLDPIASKYTRINKSGCITNSAVTQLRWLPGSENLIMAAHADGSVLIYDREREDSSDFAPATWEALAASTPSSSSVALQSAIAVPGTPSSAAMSASQTSASNDSSSSNPAASALGSAMSDSRPMLGARTVTSSTATTTTQTDIADTNLSIGSSSAANLVKPRTGLAPATLSQRRQAADPTSEGQPLLVVTKPGAVPITSGLPSGAALPSPEYQQAAAAAAVAAANSNSYGNGLSGKGKETSWSRLNPVSHWAVSKTRITDFAFSPDYSHVALVAEDGILRIADVNSERLLDTFESYFGGFNCVVWSPDGKFVLTGGEDDLVTVWAPREGRIVARCQGHTSFVTGLAWDPWRWSSDDRTYRFASVGEDCKMILWDFSSAALNRPKTYAPHHAGHRRSSVGLGSTYSLADKHVCSSIMRSPASVHTGRRMSANNGSASLTPATVTDDTIRHAALPRSEVAILQPVVTVNIDGEIPAGVRFAPDKVSIIRKNAAIDTFTRPLPERPASVVASASAGTHRASLPAGARTNRQPPASQASRAPPPPLNLAVSAAMSAQSQQSLAASPTTPRHAMPSSTSAAKNGITA
- a CDS encoding inositol phosphosphingolipid phospholipase (related to ISC1 - Inositol phosphoSphingolipid phospholipase), coding for MPRLPLSPHSTSEVQALPPIFPPASEPVGSDPPSDDHQLSILTLNVWGLKYISKLRIARIKAIASRLASSDMPLYDFVCLQEIWYESRDWRFLKHALSSRYPHSKFFYSGAFGSGLAILSRWNILETRTHPYSLNGQPIHVHHGDWFVGKACGSVTINHPRLGLVDVWNTHFVAAGGEDGPEYKRSHRITQAYELAANCRNSASKGRHVVCVGDLNSTPPSLAIGLLRHIGGLYDSFLDTRPQLPEHAVSLDPEETSTQVGDRATAAPDPQRAIEELGVTCDSPLNTWTAGKPLDERASRGAGKRLDYIFYRGPVDQQHSSESNASTVSSALAYSASHSTRGRLTCKSSSVVITDTIPEHLCSYSDHFGVASTFDILPPSSGAPSPTASDSDARKTAQRRVLTCSLHALAGGFAASRSNQSSHLYVFGTALLVALGLIVASIFQPLGAVNPVFVLLAVVAAWAGTTMLYSAVVWGEWEQRTLRTLMEMLELELNYLQPAQNGVTNTNNIVRAQSANDAVREGTLF
- a CDS encoding putative Ubiquitin-conjugating enzyme E2, which produces MIKIWSMKKEEESAKKKKPKTSPAQLRVQKDLTELELPKTMKTDFPDPADVLNFSLTIEPDEGMYKSGSFKFTFAINSNYPHDPPKVKCTQKIYHPNVDLDGNVCLNILREDWKPVLNLNSVMVGLQYLFLEPNADDPLNKEAAEDLRKDRSVFASNVRRSLAGGAIKGTTYDKATVK
- a CDS encoding putative l-isoaspartyl protein carboxyl methyltransferase, which gives rise to MAWRCSGGTNAELIANMRNASLITSSRVYEAMLKVNRANYVPSQLSAYQDSPQTIGFGATISAPHMHAHAAEALLPFLHSQANVLDVGSGSGYMLAIFHHLVDNGKVIGIDHIPGLVDQANANLEHDGLGAELKNGKIVNVCADGRNGVEAQAPFDAIHVGAAAPGIPQSLLHQLKAPGRMFIPVAEQDGSGEQNIYQVDKSETGEITKTKICGVLYVPLTDAAKQWRA
- a CDS encoding putative guanylate kinase, with translation MPSSNWASTPPIPSDKRPIVLSGPSGVGKSTLLKKLFQEFPNDFGFSVSHTTRDPRPGEVRGQSYHYVSQQEFQDLVQQGAFLEHAKFGGNRYGTTAKAVADVSTEGVKGADGSTAARRAILDIDAQGVKLIKANHASLNPIYIFISPPSFSTLKQRLIGRGTETPESVNKRLSMAATEMAYAREKGAHDWVIVNDDLEKAYGLLKKAINETLKKGEDDSMPAKDQDEEDWEKQQQQQQ